Proteins co-encoded in one Pseudomonadota bacterium genomic window:
- a CDS encoding DUF934 domain-containing protein has translation MAVIRDGKLVDSTWQFGNLNDPLPNGPLIVPFARWQTERAKILGETRPYIGVSLNSEESIEELSTDLAHLQAVALDFPVFKDGRHYTTARLLRERYRFQGDIIATGDVLIDQLYFMQRVGFNVMVLRDDQDAATALSVLARRPATYQAAADEKQPFYRRRNTVLS, from the coding sequence ATGGCAGTGATCCGCGATGGCAAGCTGGTTGATAGTACTTGGCAGTTCGGAAATCTGAACGATCCGTTACCAAACGGGCCCCTCATCGTGCCCTTTGCCCGGTGGCAGACCGAGCGAGCGAAGATTCTAGGCGAAACTCGCCCTTATATCGGCGTTTCACTCAACTCCGAGGAAAGCATTGAGGAGTTGTCCACCGATCTGGCTCACCTGCAGGCGGTCGCATTGGATTTTCCCGTATTCAAAGACGGTCGGCACTACACGACGGCAAGGTTGCTCCGGGAACGATACCGCTTTCAAGGGGACATCATCGCCACGGGCGATGTGTTAATTGATCAGCTCTATTTCATGCAGCGGGTCGGATTCAACGTAATGGTGCTGCGTGACGATCAAGACGCCGCAACCGCGCTGTCGGTCCTCGCACGCCGACCGGCGACCTATCAAGCTGCGGCCGACGAAAAACAACCCTTCT
- a CDS encoding nitrite/sulfite reductase yields the protein MYQYDAHDQAIVDQRVVEFREQTQRFLAGQISDEEFRPLRLMNGLYIQRQAPMLRVAIPYGLLSSRQMRMLAHIARTYDKNYGHFSTRQNIQYNWPKLEDVPQILADLATVQMHAIQTSGNCIRNVTSDQLAGVTPDEIEDPRPYCEIIRQWSTFHPEFSYLPRKFKIAVTGAQRDRTAALVHDIGLQIVKDDAGQTGFRVFVGGGLGRTPIIGVAIRDFLPKRDLLSYLEAIVRVYNRLGRRDNIHKARIKILVKSAGPEQFAKLVEEEWQHIKDGALVLDDAEIARVTAFFQPPDYRQDGSFANLANQLAEDRAFAAWFQRNTADHRVEGYRAVYLSLKAPTVAPGDITSEQMERVADLADRYSFGLIRTTHHQNLLFADVREADLRELWTELKSIGLAQPNIGTLTDMICCPGLDFCSLANAGSIDVARQINERFDDLDYLYDLGDLRLNMSGCMNACGHHHVGHIGILGVDKKGEEWYQIQLGGSSENDVSLGKVLGPSFPKNQVAEVLSMIVDTYVERREEGERFVDTYRRVGIAPFKERVYSEALGE from the coding sequence ATGTATCAGTATGACGCGCATGACCAAGCCATCGTCGATCAACGAGTGGTGGAATTCCGCGAGCAAACCCAGCGGTTTCTCGCCGGCCAAATCAGCGATGAGGAGTTCCGCCCGCTGCGTCTGATGAACGGCCTGTACATACAGCGCCAAGCCCCCATGCTGCGGGTCGCAATCCCGTACGGCTTGCTGTCGAGTCGTCAGATGAGAATGCTCGCCCACATCGCGCGTACGTACGATAAAAACTACGGGCATTTCAGCACCCGTCAAAACATTCAGTACAACTGGCCCAAACTCGAGGACGTACCCCAAATCCTCGCTGACCTCGCGACGGTGCAGATGCACGCGATCCAAACCAGTGGTAACTGCATTCGCAATGTCACCAGCGATCAGCTCGCTGGCGTCACACCCGATGAAATCGAAGACCCCCGTCCTTATTGCGAAATCATCCGGCAATGGTCGACTTTCCATCCGGAATTTTCCTATTTGCCGCGCAAGTTCAAGATTGCGGTGACCGGTGCCCAGCGTGATCGCACAGCAGCGCTGGTTCACGATATCGGTTTGCAGATCGTAAAAGACGATGCGGGTCAAACCGGTTTCCGCGTATTCGTCGGCGGCGGGTTGGGTCGAACGCCCATCATCGGCGTTGCGATACGGGATTTTCTACCGAAGCGAGACTTGCTCTCTTACTTAGAAGCCATTGTTCGCGTTTACAATCGCCTGGGACGACGTGACAACATCCACAAAGCGCGGATCAAAATTCTGGTCAAATCAGCGGGGCCGGAGCAGTTCGCCAAGCTGGTCGAAGAGGAGTGGCAGCATATCAAGGACGGCGCGCTCGTTTTGGATGACGCCGAAATTGCCCGGGTCACGGCGTTCTTCCAGCCACCGGATTACCGCCAGGATGGGTCGTTTGCTAATTTGGCCAACCAACTGGCTGAAGATCGAGCATTCGCGGCGTGGTTTCAGCGTAACACCGCGGACCATCGGGTTGAGGGATATCGTGCGGTCTACCTTTCGCTCAAAGCCCCCACCGTGGCACCGGGCGACATTACCTCCGAACAGATGGAACGCGTAGCTGATTTGGCCGACCGGTATAGCTTTGGTCTGATTCGCACGACGCATCACCAGAACCTTTTGTTTGCGGATGTTCGAGAGGCCGACTTGCGCGAGTTGTGGACTGAATTGAAGTCGATCGGACTGGCCCAACCGAATATCGGGACCTTGACGGACATGATCTGCTGTCCAGGTCTGGATTTCTGCAGCTTGGCGAACGCCGGCAGCATTGATGTCGCACGGCAAATCAACGAAAGATTCGATGATTTGGACTACTTGTACGACCTGGGTGATTTGCGGTTGAACATGTCAGGCTGCATGAATGCCTGCGGCCACCACCACGTCGGCCATATCGGCATCCTAGGTGTCGATAAAAAGGGTGAGGAGTGGTACCAGATCCAATTGGGTGGCAGTTCGGAGAACGACGTCTCGCTCGGCAAGGTTCTCGGGCCCTCGTTCCCCAAAAACCAAGTCGCTGAAGTGCTTTCCATGATCGTAGATACCTACGTGGAGCGACGCGAGGAAGGCGAACGATTCGTTGACACTTATCGCCGTGTGGGAATCGCGCCCTTCAAAGAGCGCGTTTATAGCGAAGCTTTAGGAGAATAA